From a single Oncorhynchus nerka isolate Pitt River linkage group LG11, Oner_Uvic_2.0, whole genome shotgun sequence genomic region:
- the LOC115136795 gene encoding phosphoserine phosphatase-like isoform X1, protein MLKPWAVPYQRFSNHIMTTLSQTKEIFRRADAVCFDVDSTVIREEGIDELAKFCGVGDAVTEMTRKAMGGSVTFKTALTERLSIIRCSREQVNKLITDHPPQLTAGIKELVDTLHQRNVKVFLVSGGFRCIVEHVSTQLNIPLHHVYANRLKFYFNGEFAGFDETQPTSESNGKGKVISMLKEKHGFKNVVMIGDGATDLEACPPANAFIGFGGNVVRQQVKERSLWYVTSFRELLQELEKI, encoded by the exons CATAATGACAACTTTATCACAGACAAAGGAAATCTTCCGGAGAGCAGACGCTGTGTGCTTCGACGTGGACAGCACTGTTATCAGAGAAGAAGGCATTGATGAGCTAGCCAAATTCTGCGGGGTTGGAGATGCTGTCACAGAAAT GACTCGCAAGGCCATGGGGGGGTCAGTGACTTTTAAAACTGCTCTGACGGAGCGCCTGTCCATCATCCGATGCTCGAGGGAACAAGTGAACAAACTGATAACTGACCACCCTCCTCAGTTGACGGCAGGTATTAA GGAGCTTGTTGATACTTTGCACCAGCGCAACGTGAAGGTGTTCCTGGTCTCTGGCGGTTTCCGCTGTATCGTGGAGCATGTCTCCACTCAACTCAACATTCCCCTCCATCACGTGTATGCCAACCGCCTCAAGTTCTACTTCAATG GTGAGTTTGCTGGCTTTGACGAGACCCAGCCCACATCTGAGAGTAATGGGAAGGGGAAGGTGATCAGCATGCTCAAGGAGAAGCACGGCTTCAAGAATGTGGTGATGATCGGTGATGGAGCCACAGACCTGGAGGCCTGTCCCCCTGCA AATGCATTCATTGGATTTGGTGGAAACGTGGTTAGGCAGCAAGTAAAGGAGAGAAGCTTGTGGTACGTCACAAGTTTTAGAGAGCTGCTACAAGAACTGGAGAAGATTTAA
- the LOC115136795 gene encoding phosphoserine phosphatase-like isoform X2, whose amino-acid sequence MTTLSQTKEIFRRADAVCFDVDSTVIREEGIDELAKFCGVGDAVTEMTRKAMGGSVTFKTALTERLSIIRCSREQVNKLITDHPPQLTAGIKELVDTLHQRNVKVFLVSGGFRCIVEHVSTQLNIPLHHVYANRLKFYFNGEFAGFDETQPTSESNGKGKVISMLKEKHGFKNVVMIGDGATDLEACPPANAFIGFGGNVVRQQVKERSLWYVTSFRELLQELEKI is encoded by the exons ATGACAACTTTATCACAGACAAAGGAAATCTTCCGGAGAGCAGACGCTGTGTGCTTCGACGTGGACAGCACTGTTATCAGAGAAGAAGGCATTGATGAGCTAGCCAAATTCTGCGGGGTTGGAGATGCTGTCACAGAAAT GACTCGCAAGGCCATGGGGGGGTCAGTGACTTTTAAAACTGCTCTGACGGAGCGCCTGTCCATCATCCGATGCTCGAGGGAACAAGTGAACAAACTGATAACTGACCACCCTCCTCAGTTGACGGCAGGTATTAA GGAGCTTGTTGATACTTTGCACCAGCGCAACGTGAAGGTGTTCCTGGTCTCTGGCGGTTTCCGCTGTATCGTGGAGCATGTCTCCACTCAACTCAACATTCCCCTCCATCACGTGTATGCCAACCGCCTCAAGTTCTACTTCAATG GTGAGTTTGCTGGCTTTGACGAGACCCAGCCCACATCTGAGAGTAATGGGAAGGGGAAGGTGATCAGCATGCTCAAGGAGAAGCACGGCTTCAAGAATGTGGTGATGATCGGTGATGGAGCCACAGACCTGGAGGCCTGTCCCCCTGCA AATGCATTCATTGGATTTGGTGGAAACGTGGTTAGGCAGCAAGTAAAGGAGAGAAGCTTGTGGTACGTCACAAGTTTTAGAGAGCTGCTACAAGAACTGGAGAAGATTTAA
- the LOC115136796 gene encoding protein NipSnap homolog 2-like: protein MNTLQCYQWKMATRVLQRFGNGLNQAKNTAQSTGQIFVLSRGLSASNHRNREDSWFKSLFVRKVDPRKDAHSHLLTKNEESNLYKIQFHNVKPECLDAYNQLCEETLPSIHNDKYYPCELVGTWNTWYGEQDQAVHMWRYRGGYPALTEVMSKLRQNKEFMKYREERGKMLLSRRNQLLLEFSFWNEPIPRKGPNIYELRSYQLRPGTMIEWGNYWARAIGYRQHNSEAVGGFFSQIGNLYMVHHLWAYKDLEAREATRNAAWQHEGWDEVVYYTVPLIQHMDSRIMIPMKASPLQ from the exons ATGAATACGCTCCAGTGTTATCAATGGAAAATGGCGACCCGAGTCCTTCAGAGATTTGGCAATGGCCTGAATCAGGCTAAAAACACGGCCCAGTCGACAGGACAGATCTTCGTTTTAAGCAG GGGCTTGTCGGCATCAAACCATAGGAATCGTGAAGATAGCTGGTTCAAGTCACTATTTGTGCGTAAAGTTGATCCCAGAAAGGATGCCCACTCCCACTTGCTTACCAAGAATGAGGAAAGCAACCTCTACAAAATCCAGT TCCATAATGTGAAACCAGAGTGCCTGGATGCCTACAACCAGCTTTG TGAGGAGACCCTGCCATCTATCCATAATGATAAGTACTATCCCTGTGAGCTGGTGGGTACCTGGAACACCTGGTATGGAGAGCAGGACCAGGCTG tCCATATGTGGCGGTATAGAGGAGGTTACCCAGCTCTGACCGAGGTCATGAGCAAACTCAGGCAGAACAAG GAGTTCATGAAGTaccgggaggagagaggaaagatgcTGTTGTCTCGTAGGAACCAACTGCTCCTGGAGTTCAGCTTCTGGAATGAGCCCATCCCCAGGAAGGGACCCAACATCTACGAGCTCAGGTCCTACCAGCTCCGA CCTGGCACCATGATTGAGTGGGGTAATTACTG GGCCAGAGCTATTGGCTACCGCCAGCACAACAGTGAGGCTGTGGGAGGGTTCTTCTCCCAAATCGGAAACCTCTACATGGTGCACCACCTCTGGG CTTACAAAGACCTTGAGGCCAGAGAAGCCACAAGGAACGCAGCTTGGCAACATGAGGGTTGGGATGAGGTTGTGTATTATACAG TTCCTCTCATTCAGCACATGGACTCTAGAATCATGATCCCAATGAAGGCTTCCCCACTGCAGTAA